One segment of Balaenoptera ricei isolate mBalRic1 chromosome 8, mBalRic1.hap2, whole genome shotgun sequence DNA contains the following:
- the NCR3LG1 gene encoding natural cytotoxicity triggering receptor 3 ligand 1 produces MPVPGGCGHGAEGGRPHVVGLRAVLPVLVLVLRLTLLTAGFLEVEMAGRTQMVLLNENATILCKIPGFPHLDINSMGITWFRKAQVSETEIKLFEFFGDHKVAFRPGANVSPWRLKRGDASLQLPGVQLWEAGEYRCELVVTPQKAQGRVWLEVVAHPVSSLFLEQAMVKDNEDKHILCKSSGFYPEDISITWKRWTQKEPQFQEISEDIITGPTIKNEDGTFNITSYLRLKPSLEDNVTIYQCVVWHVSSLMCQSFNFTPILIESEKKTDSWIVWLCIGLIFTVLILVILFLYFFLWKR; encoded by the exons ATGCCGGTTCCGGGAGGCTGTGGCCACGGCGCAGAGGGCGGCCGGCCCCATGTGGTGGGGCTCCGTGCGGTGCTCCCGGTTCTGGTGCTGGTCCTGAGGCTCACGCTGCTCACCGCAG GTTTTCTGGAAGTGGAGATGGCAGGGAGGACTCAGATGGTTCTCCTGAATGAAAATGCGACTATCTTGTGCAAGATCCCTGGTTTCCCACACCTGGACATCAACAGTATGGGTATCACCTGGTTTCGGAAGGCTCAGGTGTCTGAAACAGAGATCaaactgtttgaattttttggagACCACAAAGTGGCGTTCCGACCTGGAGCCAACGTGTCTCCATGGAGGCTGAAGAGGGGGGATGCCTCACTGCAGCTGCCTGGGGTCCAACTGTGGGAAGCAGGAGAGTACCGATGTGAGTTGGTGGTCACTCCTCAGAAGGCACAGGGGAGAGTCTGGCTGGAGGTTGTAG CTCACCCAGTCAGTAGCTTGTTTCTGGAGCAAGCCATGGTGAAAGATAATGAAGACAAACATATTTTGTGTAAGTCAAGTGGATTCTACCCAGAGGATATTAGCATAACGTGGAAAAGGTGGACCCAGAAGGAGCCCCAGTTCCAGGAGATTTCTGAGGACATCATCACTGGCCCCACCATCAAGAATGAGGATGGTACATTTAATATCACTAGCTACTTGAGGCTGAAGCCCTCTCTGGAAGACAATGTGACCATCTACCAGTGTGTGGTATGGCATGTATCCTCACTCATGTGCCAGAGTTTCAACTTCACCCCAATTCTGATAG AATCTGAGAAGAAAACTGACTCGTGGATTGTTTGGTTGTGTATTGGATTGATCTTTACTGTACTGAtcttagtaattttatttttatatttttttctttggaaaaggtAA